The Acanthochromis polyacanthus isolate Apoly-LR-REF ecotype Palm Island chromosome 2, KAUST_Apoly_ChrSc, whole genome shotgun sequence genome contains a region encoding:
- the rab4a gene encoding ras-related protein Rab-4A, giving the protein MSESYDFLFKFLVIGNAGTGKSCLLHQFIEKRFKDESNHTIGVEFGSKIISVVNKMVKLQIWDTAGQERFRSVTRSYYRGAAGALLVYDITSRETYNALTTWLSDARMLASQNIVIILCGNKKDLDADREVTFLEASRFAQENELMFLETSALTGENVEEAFVQCARKILNKIESGELDPERMGSGIQYGDAALRQLRSPRRAQPQGSQECGC; this is encoded by the exons ATGTCGGAGTCTTACG ATTTCCTGTTTAAATTCCTAGTGATTGGGAACGCTGGAACAGGCAAATCCTGTCTGCTGCACCAGTTTATAGAGAAGAGAT TTAAGGATGAATCCAACCACACCATTGGAGTGGAGTTTGGCTCTAAAATCATCAGTGTGGTCAACAAAATGGTCAAACTGCAGATTTGGGACACTGCAGGACAGGAGAGGTTCAG GTCTGTGACCAGGAGTTACtacagaggagcagcaggagctcTGCTGGTCTATGATATCACCAG TCGAGAGACATACAACGCTCTGACCACATGGCTGAGTGACGCCAGGATGCTGGCGAGTCAAAACATCGTCATCATTCTCTGTGGGAACAAGAAGGACCTGGACGCTGACAGGGAGGTCACATTTCTGGAGGCTTCCCGCTTTGCTCAGGAAAACG AGCTGATGTTCCTGGAGACCAGCGCTCTAACAGGGGAGAACGTTGAAGAGGCCTTCGTCCAGTGCGCTCGGAAAATCCTCAACAAGATAGAGTCAG GGGAGCTGGATCCAGAGAGGATGGGTTCAGGTATCCAGTATGGCGACGCTGCGTTACGACAGCTTCGTTCTCCTCGTCGTGCTCAGCCACAGGGCAGCCAGGAGTGCGGCTGCTAG